TTGGTTGGAACACGCGGGGTCATCCTGATTGAATTATTAGGACAATTTTTTATACAGTGCCCGCATAAGTTGCATTGAGCACTGGTGTCCATAGTTCTTGGAAACTCAAACATAGGACAACCTGGGGCTGACTTTCCTCCTTTATAGCAGGCTGCAGCATTACATTTTGAACATTTTTCTGGAGTACCGCGCAGTTCGAGCATACCTGTTCTGGAATAGTTACCAGACAAACCTCCTAGAAAGCATAGATACCTGCACCATGTTCTTCTTTCAAAAAGTGCACCAGAAAGTACAACAGCTGTGGTAATCATCAAAAGAAGAACTCCGGAACCCCGGGGTGATTCTACAATACCCCAAATATGATCACTCCAGGTAATCATAAGAAATATTCCGTCAATAATCCATATGCCATATTTTTTTAAGAATTTTGGAACAGGCTTGTTACTTCCAACAAATTTTTGTACCACATCATTTAAAGTTCCAAAAGGACAAATTGTGCACCAAAATCTACCTAAAAAGAGTAAGATTATGGGTAATAAAGGCCACCATAATACCCATGTGCCTGCAGTACCGAAATTGTCATGTGCTTCTGCTGGACCGGCAATGAGTTCAAATACAATAAATGCAAAGATCAGTGCTACCGGCAGCTGAAATATTCCGGGATACCATTTACTTTTTATAAACCTAGTAAATGTCTTATTATTCAGCAGATTTATATTGTGTTGTTTGTCTGATTTATTTTGGCAATTATTATGATTTGACATAATATACCTCCTTTGGAGTTATGCATTTCTTGCTTTTTTCTTTTTTAAAGCTGCAATAACAATAATAAGTACAATTACTCCTAAAAAGCCTCCAATTATAAACCAATTAGGTCCGCTGCTAACAACATCAACATTAAAAGTTGTATTTTTATCTTGTCCATTTACAGTAAACATAGTTTTTACATCCCATGTGCCTTTATTAGTAAAATCAGCACTTCCCATATACTCGCCTTTTTCACTGCTTTCTTTTAATTCAGTAGCCATTGTTTTAGAGTCTCCCATGTCATGTGAACTCATGTCCATCGAGCCATCCATTTCAACTGTAACTTTTACATCGGCATTGCTTATTGGTTGATTATTTTCATCTTTTAACATTATTGTAAAGTCATTACTTCCTGTCATTACTTCTTCACTATTAAACATAATTGAAGCATTTATACCATCAACTTGTTTATGGATTTCTTTACCTCCACTACTTGCAAATACAAGTGATGAAAATGCCAAACCGAAAATTAAAGTTGAAATTACACTTCTAGTTATTTTTTGATTCATTTTATGATCTCCTCTTTCATTTAATTTAATTGTTTATCCGAACAGCTACCATTGCTAATACTCCCATCTTCTTCAAAGTGGGAGATAAGCAATGCTATGCGCCTGGATAAGTTCTTCCCCTAAAGGATAACGTATTCTAAGTGCTAAAGACACTAAGAATACTGTTAATAAGGTTCAGATGGAGATAAGCAGTTCCCACAGCAAGTTTCACCTGAACCTAAGAATCACTTGATTTTTGTAATTATCTTAAATACCCTTAAGCATTACTTACTTTGGGATGTGAAAAATTGATGATGTAGTTTACTAGATTTATTAAAGCTTCTTTATAACAAGAGTTTTTAAATGGTTTAACTGAATCTAGTGAATTTTTAGCAAAATTATGTGCATCCTCAAGAGTTATATTTAGAGCAGTATTCTGGTCCCCATCTATATAATCATCTACTATTTGATAGGCCATACCTAGGTTGAAACCATAGTTTTCTAGCAATGAAGCTGCTTCACCTGAAGCTCCAGACAAAGCAGCTCCCAGCTTGCAGCATATTGCCATGAATAATGCTGTTTTACCTCTAATAATTTCTAGATATACTTTCTTTGTAGAAATAGTATTTTTTGCTTGAAGAATTTCTGCAGAACACATATTTTCTGCTAATTTAACTACTTCCCTTCCATATTCTTTTGGTAATGAGTTGGTAACGATAGAGAAGGCATGAGAGTAAATAACATCGCCAGCTAGTACTGCTATTTTTCTTCCATATATTTTATTTAAAGTTTTTTGTCCCCGCCGAAGAAAATCATCATCAATTATGTCATCGTGAATTAAACTTGCACTGTGAATTAATTCAAGAGCAACAGATAATTGAATCAATTGATGATAAGTTTTTAGCGGCAGTTGTTCGTTAATTATTTTGGAGGATAATAGTGCTAAAGTAGGACGTAGTTTTTTACCTGGAATCTTAAAAAAATGATTTAAAATTTCCTGTAATGAATCTGTTCTAAAGCTTTTGTATATATTTGTTAATTCCTGTTCTACAGAGGATATCTCTCTACTTATAGGCATATACATTTCCTCAAATTTCAATTGTGATTTCACCACCTTTTTTATTTGAAATATTTAATAATTATTAGACTTAATCAACTTTTTAATAGCAGATTGTATCAACGCCTATATAATATAAACTTAGTGTGAAGATAATATGAAGAACGGAAAAAAATATATAAAAAACTAGAAAGGCGTTGATCTTTCAGGCCTTCTAGCTTTTTAAAGTTTTACTTAGATCTTCATACCATCTTCACATCAAATTTATATTATATACCCGTAAGACAGGAAATATTGAATAAATATCAAGTAAAAATATATAACTTGATTTAAATTATAAAATAAGGAGCTGATGATTCTTGCATATTTTAGTTTGTGTGAAACAAGTGCCTGATACTACAGAAATTAAAATAGATCCTAAAACCAATACCCTAGATAGATCTAGTGCACCTACTATTATTAATCCATATGATGCTCATGCTGTTGAAGAAGCAGTTAGAATTAAAAATAAATTTGGAGGTAAAGTTTCAATTATATCCATGGGTCCGCTCCAGGCACAGGAAGTGATTAAAAAATGTATAGAGATGGGGGCAGATGAAGGATATCTTCTCTCAGATAGTTCATTTGCAGGATCAGATACACTGTCTACTAGTTATATACTTGCAATGGGTATAAAGAGAATAATGGATGTAGAAAAGATTGACATGGTATTTTGCGGTAAACAAGCTATAGATGGTGATACTGCCCAGGTTGGTCCTGGAATTGCCAGCCGCTTAGGAATACCTCAGTTAACTTATGTTGAGAAGATAGAATCTTTAGATGTCAATAAAAACAATGTTGTAATATATAGAAAAATTGATAATGGGTATGAGGTTGTTCAATCTGAAATGCCCTGCTTGATTACTATTGAAAAAAATATTAATCAGTTAAGTTTTTCGCCATTACCAAATATGATTAGAGCAGTACGCTATAAATCAAAAGTCTGGGGGGTTGATTATCTTAAGGCTGATTTGACTCAATTAGGGCTTAAGGGATCTCCAACTTCAGTTCGCCGCATATTTCCTCCGCCTCAGAGAGCAGGTGGTGAGCTGCTCCATGGAAGTACAGAAGAAGTAGTAAAAATACTGGTAGATAAATTAAAGGGGGAAATAATT
This genomic interval from Clostridium kluyveri contains the following:
- a CDS encoding polyprenyl synthetase family protein, producing MKFEEMYMPISREISSVEQELTNIYKSFRTDSLQEILNHFFKIPGKKLRPTLALLSSKIINEQLPLKTYHQLIQLSVALELIHSASLIHDDIIDDDFLRRGQKTLNKIYGRKIAVLAGDVIYSHAFSIVTNSLPKEYGREVVKLAENMCSAEILQAKNTISTKKVYLEIIRGKTALFMAICCKLGAALSGASGEAASLLENYGFNLGMAYQIVDDYIDGDQNTALNITLEDAHNFAKNSLDSVKPFKNSCYKEALINLVNYIINFSHPKVSNA
- a CDS encoding FixH family protein; this translates as MNQKITRSVISTLIFGLAFSSLVFASSGGKEIHKQVDGINASIMFNSEEVMTGSNDFTIMLKDENNQPISNADVKVTVEMDGSMDMSSHDMGDSKTMATELKESSEKGEYMGSADFTNKGTWDVKTMFTVNGQDKNTTFNVDVVSSGPNWFIIGGFLGVIVLIIVIAALKKKKARNA
- a CDS encoding 4Fe-4S binding protein: MSNHNNCQNKSDKQHNINLLNNKTFTRFIKSKWYPGIFQLPVALIFAFIVFELIAGPAEAHDNFGTAGTWVLWWPLLPIILLFLGRFWCTICPFGTLNDVVQKFVGSNKPVPKFLKKYGIWIIDGIFLMITWSDHIWGIVESPRGSGVLLLMITTAVVLSGALFERRTWCRYLCFLGGLSGNYSRTGMLELRGTPEKCSKCNAAACYKGGKSAPGCPMFEFPRTMDTSAQCNLCGHCIKNCPNNSIRMTPRVPTKELWLVKKPKLEVSFLAIVIMGIVFVQNITMLNIWNGILKWLENVTGTTSYYVTFTVTFIVAMLIPILLLAFTSLLAKKFNGASLKDNFTKFGYAIIPLDMAGHIAHNLFHLLDEGKSVVYTAMGVLGMQIPHSSAAILDTSTIQALQYILIFLGTIGSIYTAYKIAKNSKDDKKPIGTSAVYTLLMLLLAVINIILFSMPMAMRM
- a CDS encoding electron transfer flavoprotein subunit beta/FixA family protein, giving the protein MKQVPDTTEIKIDPKTNTLDRSSAPTIINPYDAHAVEEAVRIKNKFGGKVSIISMGPLQAQEVIKKCIEMGADEGYLLSDSSFAGSDTLSTSYILAMGIKRIMDVEKIDMVFCGKQAIDGDTAQVGPGIASRLGIPQLTYVEKIESLDVNKNNVVIYRKIDNGYEVVQSEMPCLITIEKNINQLSFSPLPNMIRAVRYKSKVWGVDYLKADLTQLGLKGSPTSVRRIFPPPQRAGGELLHGSTEEVVKILVDKLKGEIIKCQL